tgttccagcacccctgcaagaGGGAAAGCCAGAAATGGTGAAGAGAATATGGTCTTTGGTCTTAGCATTATAGAAATTGTTTAGGAGGTACACATTTAGGAGAGGAGGTTCTGCTCTCAGCTTCTCCTGCAACCCCTCTGCAAACAGTTGAATTATGCaggtataaatgagagcagaataggCCCAAGGTGGACCTAATGGGCCAAACTCCTCTTCAGTTGTCCTGGAATTGACCGTGGCGTTACACTAGTGATGAATGTGACCCTTCTGCCCTAATGTATACCCTTTGCACTATCATTAGAGTCAGTGAAGCCCATTCCTCCTTCACTTACTTGGGTGTagctccccttgaaatcaatgagaagcTGCACCCAAGTTAACGAGTGTGGGAACTGGACTCAGTGGGTTTGCCCTGGGTATAAATTAGATAGAATTTGGCACTCTGATTGTAATTTGGTGGAGACTGTATGTATAATAGCTCTATATGGTGCATACCCCACCCTTCACggtcttgttttcatttctttttgaaaTAGAAGTGTTAATATTGGAGGCATGGTTATCAAAACTTTTTATGACATTCTtcaaaaagctgctttatttgTATGTTAATTCTCTTATCCAGATACAGGAATGTGACGATAAATACTTTAATAAGAGAAAATCAGCCAACTAGAAATCCTTCCTTTATTCTAAAGATAATAGTTACATTTGTTGGCTGCTGCTGTTAAGTTTTTccaaacacagaaaaacaaattctgctctcagttacagtggTCCAGAGGTCAGGGGGTTAAGTCGCTGTAACAGAGCACAATTTGTCCCATGTATCTTTATTATGGAGAAGTACTCTACTTATTTGAATGCAACGGCTGATCATAAACTATTCTGGATTTGGGGATCAAAGTACCATTGTCTTTTATCACTAGCCTTAGAGGAAAGCTATAGGCCAGATACTGCTCTGTGACTGAGCCTGCCATTTCATTCCATAAAAATTCAAGGAAAAAGATATTTTCTAGCAAATGGTATTTATAAAACCAACTTCACTaactcaaattttttttttatatacctACAGGTTGATATACAAAAAGTACAGATTTAACAGAGGGCTAGATGTTGAGGAtgcgggggaaggggaatggaaaACTACAATAGGGTTATAGCTCAGCAAGACAGAAAATTCTGTGTGTGGTGGGAGAAGTGCTCAATAGcttagatgtctatacacaaatgcaagaagcatgGGGAATAAACGGAACTcgaagtattagtacataaacTAAATAATAACAATTGACATCATTGAGATTGGATGGGATAAATATAATGACTGGAATACCGGTATAGAGGGGTATATCTTGGTTTGTTGGttaggaaggacaggcaaggtAAAAAAAGTCGGGAGGTATTGCATTATAACTCAAAAATGTAAACACTTGTTCCAGGGTCCAGAAGGaagtgagaggcagaccagttgaaagtcacaggggaaaaaataaggGGCTATGTCACAGTAGAGGTCTACTATAGTCCATGAAATCAGGATGAGGCAGATGAGGCATttttagaacaaataacagaaatgtcTAAAACACAAGAGCTGGTAGTAACGGGgcactttaactacccagacatctgttggaagggtaatatggcaaaacacaaaatgtacaataagttcttggaatgtgttgggaacgacttcttgtttcagaaggtggaggaaataACCAGAGGGGCTGTCACtgtagacttgattctgactatcAGCGATGAATTGGTTGCAAATTTGAAGGCAatttggatgaaagtgatcaAGAAGTGATAAATGTCATGATTCTAAGgagaggaaggagtgagagcaacagaataaggccaatggacttttaaaaaagcagactAGCAAGTCCAGAGAATTGGGAGATAAGGTTCTATGGGAAGACAATCTAAGAGAAAAAGGAGTACAGGATAGTCAGCAGTTTCCAAAGAGATATTAAAGGcataacgacaggtttcagagtaaaagccgtgttagtctgtatttgcaaaaagaaaaggagtacttgtggcaccttagagactaaccaatttatttgagcataagctttcgtgagctacagctcacttcatcggatgcatactgtggaaactgcagaagacattatatacacagagaccatgaaacaatacctcctcccatcccactctcctgctggtaatagcttatctaaagtgatcactctccttacaatgtgtatgataatcaagttgggccatttccagcacaaatccaggttttctcaccctccacccccccacacacaaattcactctcctgctggtaatagcccatccaaagtgaccactctctttacaatgtgtatgataatcaaggtgggccatttccagcacaaatccaggttttctcacccccccacccccatacacacacaaactcactctcctgctggtaacagctcatccaaagtgaccactctccctacaatgtgcatgataatcaaggtgggccatttccagcacaaatccaggttttctcacccccccccccacacacacaaactcactctcctgctggcaatagctcatccaaactgaccactctccttacaatgtgtatgataatcaaggtgggccatttccagcataaatccaagtttaaccagaacgtctggggggggggggggtaggaaaaaacaaggggaaataggctaccttgcataatgacttagccactcccagtctctatttaagcctaaattaatagtatccaatttgcaaatgaattccaattcagcagtttctcgctggagtctggatttgaagtttttttgttgtaagatagcgactttCATATCTGTAatatgtagctcacaaaagcttatgttcaaataaattggttagtctctaaggtgccacaagtactccttttctttttttattaaaggcATAACAGTAAACTATTTCAGtgtgaaggaaagatagaaagaatagtaagacGCCAATATGGCTCAATGAGGAactctttaattacctgaaaatcaaataaggaattctacaaaaagtggaaatatggacaaattgctaaggataaGTACAAAAGAAGagtacaagcatgtagggacaaaatcagaaaggttaatgcacaaaatgagttacatctagCAAGGGACACAAAatgcaataagaagaggttccaTGAAAACATTAGATCCAAGTAaaatgtaggtcctctacttagcagggaaagggagctaataatggatgatatcaagaaggctgaggtgtttaatgcctattttgcttcagtcttcattaaaaagattaatggtgaccagatacttaacacaattaatattaacaacaagggggaaggaacacaaaccaatatagggaaagaacagattaaagaatatttagttaAGTTAGACATGTTCAAGTCAGtaggacctgatgaaattcattctagggtacttcaggaactagctgaagcaatctcagaaccattaatGATTATCTTTTGAGAAGTCAGAGGATGtgtgaggtcccagatgactggagaagggcaaacacggtatctatctttaaaaaatgagaacaaagagggcctggggaattatagaccactcAGCATAagtttgatacctggaaagataacaGAACAAATTAGTAAGCAATCAgaataactgggttaaaaaaaaaaggccagcatgtatttttcaagaacaaatcatgccagactAACCTAATTTGACAGGTCACCAGGCTAGCGGAtgggggaagctgtagacatgatatagcttgattttagtaaggcttttgacacagtcccacatgacattctcaaagcaaactagagaaatgtggtctagatgaaattactaaagGTGGATGTATAAGTGATTGAGAGActgtattcaaagagtagttgtcaatggtttgctgtcataCTGGGAGGATGTTTATTGTGGGGTCCTGTAGAGGTCTGCTCTTGGTCCGGtgtgtggcagttcaatgatgagacagaacacagctttatgcaagaaagcaggctggtcagctgagatgggcgttctgccccccgccttccaccttctccttttattatatttctcccccctaagcattacacactgctaccgcaaaaagatacacaaaggaatgtatgaccttgattaatatacttagttgcatcttttagctactacaatcctggttctcaggccttgagcccaggctaagaaagcctcccgcagttactgtcccaacaatcaagttttcatggttcatatctagcccttgtccttggatagagcaatgtgtgcattgcttctacagaacagtcaaggtgtgccctgcctgcttccaggtggaatagctaaacatgaacccttcatccccccgttttttatttaatgataattGGCCATCTCAttgtagccgtcaatttgttttgtcatgctatttaactcccagacaaacaaggacataacttggggagctttccagggtaaaatttcacaaaatcttaacaaggaaggaatacattgtacacagcagcagcaaaaaacaagcctaatgattacaaacacaaaataaccaaaaagctgtcgcagccattctagagagggcagccaacctgtaagccaattccaaaaaccctcaaaccccagatcttggcgtatgtgtgttgtaagattggccaatacagccagtctagtttctatggagcgactattatcagttaaattaaagcaacacatgtgctgaaatgtggagcagcctagatggtgttttaggagcagaaaatcaatggctgctctgttatccaaaattgcatctcttaattcgtgttgttctgtgttaagtaaggcaatagcctgggatgttgtattaattgcctttgctgcaaagcatgccaggttatttaaagttctggctgaatacgtggcaagcgcggggaccccaacaatagaggccgctaaagcagtatactcagcacgactaaaaagctcaacatctgcaatacaatcatctgaaaggggtacacttcttttactacgaTTTTgtccagcaaaaggcaatataagggtcattctactaagacagcaaagggtgccatcacttaaatttgcaggaatataattaaaggtgcgtgaaccgcaagtaaaaaaccatcctgatggtaggatgatatggccataattgtatgaaacattgacagcatgggaacaatttaaaaggggttgagaaatttttcgacagcccaagggcacctttgtactagtgcagttaactatACGCGCACAAGTAACATTgtgagccccggccgggtacggtgtgtggagggatatagccgtgcgaggcagagtatagttggctgggccccaattagccatgctagagtactgggaggaaagattcgcataagcagagaacagtgtcttattctccatctcctcagggtgatgacatactggaataaggcatgtgcctaacaaatctccggctgctacagaattagatagacaaaagtgggtaacatttgctattgaagccaatctttcccatatgttatatgtcatttGGGCTCGTAGCGGGGGAAGCGcgtccgagccaacccctacaggaaatagcaggcacaaaaggcacacaatcatcacagaattagcagtgatttgggcgagaatcgccacaaacaaagtctcaggagtctctggctgttgatctgctgccagccttcgttgggccgcggcgaccaatgcttttactgctccccatgtcacgggccggtttgggacactacgcctcctccgtttccgtcccgtcaTTGTCGACTCAGGGGGCAACGtggtctcctccaaggtcagctgaaactctggtatgggattcgacagcccctggtgccatgccatgttgtttaagtgccggtcgcacacaccgagctggaacccacaacggtcctgcagggagagagacagcagcatatccccgaccccaagtgattagaggtactgggcccagccactgtggatcgggcagctgacgataaaagacacgcggtctttccagtacctcagatttgtgaaaatgccgatccgcaggggtctgctgatctgcattcaatgttaaattatttaaagtaaacaagaggatatgcatttgttgttgaatgtctcctaaggttcggagacgcagctccccttgttttaattgtttgtccagcaaggttttgagtgtgcgattggcacgttcaacaatggcttggcccgtggaattataagggatgccgcgtttaagacggacgtcccagcgggcacaaaaggtggagagggctgcagagcagtaggctggggcattatctgttttaatttggcaggggcgacccataacagaaaagcaggccagcaaatggtgaataactttgttagtggcttccccacgttgtggggttgcccaaaggaagcccgaataagtatcaacggaaacatgtaaaaacgaataggggtggaattgtggcacatgagtaacatccatttgccacagctgatttgctgcagtacctcgggggttaacggcataagaaaaggtaggagcagcagcagcacagtgggggcaggaacgaacaatggaacgtgcatgatcagcaggaatgtgaaactgccgggccaaaacagaggcagactgatgaaaaaaggcatggctttcaatggggtcagaaaaaagggaatttacctgaccacgcaacgcgcgatcggcgcgtgcattgccctcagtgagtggcccaggcagaggggtatgactgcgaacatgagcaacaaagtaagggaaatgacgagtggcaagaagatgctgcaaagacaaaaacaggcgaaggaggtctgcatccacctgaggggtaatgagggcaaggggtaaatgatcaattacctgataaacataacgggtatccacaattaaattaaagggacaatcagcaaaaagttgaaaggccaaaataacagcagccaattctgaacgctgtgcagaacgctgaggcagggtaaaacgagaatgccaacgaggggggtcacccaactgataagtgactacacctcggtggggagagccatcagtaaaaagagtgacagcggaaacaatgggttgagagcggctaagacgatgaacaactaggggcaccttttgggtaatgaccaaccgaggatcttttggaggattgtaagaaatctctcccacataatcacaaagagcaacctgccaggccaaggaggtgtggcacaaagagtcaaattcagtacgggacaaggggagcacaatggcaactaaatcagtgccagtgagttgcactgcacggtggcgggctttacgaacaagatcagatagggcatctaaatatggataaatatttcgaggaggggtggatgaaaggtatagccattctataatagagacggctgtgtttgtacggggtacaaacagagccgcagttggcgtatgaggggtggcaagaagaaccaatcgtaagggacggacctctgggagtctgtccacaaactgctgactcaatgctgcattgatttgtcgaatgcaggcagtatgcttttcagtgatggcaataactgcacccggtgcccgggctccacggaggagctcaaacaacggctgcagcattgaagtggggagacgaaagtagggccgaatccaatttaaatgacccaaaatctgttgcaatttaacaagggttaggggttgaggtagaattaattccggacgaaccggagcagcataggtttgtaaaaccttatatccgaggtagtggtagggataagagcgttggattttttctggtgccactaacaggccattttggccgagaatctgagataaagattcaagctgttgtgccgtgacccgggaccacttagcaaaatgtcatccatgtaatggtagacctttagcgaAGGGTACcgggcacgaaaaggggcaagggcccgatccacaaaaagctgacacaaggttggactattttgcattccctggggcaagaccttccactgatacctttgagagggttgctgattattatattgtggcaccgtaaatgcaaatttttcacgatcttgagggcaaagggggatggtgaaaaaacaatcttttaaatctaacacacaaagttgatcggtttgaggaattaaatttggatttggtaagccaaattgcaaggggcccataggttggatgcgtttatttatttcccttaagtcatgtaacagccgccaagcacccgattttttcttaataacgaacaccggggtgttccagggactagtggagctctccagccgctgtgcttgcaaatgctgttgCACAAGcaaatgaagtgcttttagcttttctagagggaggggccactgatcaatccatacgggctctaaggattgccataccaagggtaaggcggagggcacggtgggtgagggagggttttgggccatcagatgttaatatcgagggtggtgtctaactttgtaagtaaatcacggccccaaatattgaggtggacagggagcacaaaagggcggatagtagcaagggtacggcctcccggtttagagaccgtgacccaagacaaactttggcgcccgggtttactacccccgatcccccacaattctttagaaggaaccgtaggccaactaaccggccactccagatcacgaatcaccgtaacgtcagctccagtgtccaccagccctgtaaaaggaacatcatttaagagaagtgttaactgaggtttcgaggggcggactgacattgtcagagcaacaagtggagaagacgcgctgtgagacggcgagtgagacaacgtcgatccaaagccgcctccgccccgagttcgatcctcggcagctggcacctgataggggactaaaatcaattgtgcaattgaccatccacgcgggagcgactgtggaagatgagtccacacctgaaccttaacaatgccagtgtaatcagcatcaatgacccctggaatgacaaaaaagccctgttttccagcatgtgagcgagggagaacaagacctacaaagccagcagggagaggtcccgtcacctgtgtaggtatggcacagacctcccctggcagccgaaagtcagtgtcctcctgcatgatcaaatcaagccctgcacttccagcagtcgccgccctcatagagtctatggattttaaggcagaggagcggttgtctgagtgggaaacacccccgtttggccctgggttcgggggggacccgtcgcgcggtttcccgacccgctacgacactgattagcccagtgataacctttcccacacttggggcacttctttgagggtcgggctggtgccttagatgagcggcactcccgctgaaaatgaccctccttaccacagcggtaacaacgcttcccctccttcccagtttttctgagggcggcagccagaactccagccttgtgggcttgtgtgccaatgttctggcacgcccgcagcatgtctgagagctctaaaataccagaggcttgtgctgcctggagagcacggcggcaatcctcgtttgcattttcaactgccaattttaacaggagctcgtgagctgcctcagtgttatccacctgccagaggatagcctcatgcaatctgttggtaaaatccaaaaaggactctgaggcaccctgacggatactgacaaagcttttggtaggcttgcctgaatctgggaccttcttgaaagcatgctgggcacaggtggaaataatggggaagacggcctgagggagttgagactgcatctgaatagtagcaaacgggccctcccctaccaattgctcataaatgataccgtgcgctgcatgtacctgagcttggcgttctgccatctgccgatactcactaagccaaataacatactgactaggtgataacatcatgcgcagcagcgttttccaatcctcagggactagggagtacccagtacctatcccttcaacgagaccacgcacaaaggtgctagtcaggccaaactcacgaattgctttcctcacctctctaaccaccgagtatgacaaagtggtccaggtgcccacggggttgccctgggcatcattctgccaggtcaccgggcaaactgagaccagatcagccagctcctccgctgtaagatctgatcgagctttcgccgcgtgaaccatttgttgcaccagcgaaagcttctgagcagatgcagatgaccctccggggggccccggagcatggggccccacagAGGGAGGGTGATCACGcactggctccggtggggaaggcaagggaggcggtggtaatgaagacactgggggcaaagcagggagagggggggctgtgggtacgggagagggtctttccgaagcGACACGCTGGGTTGTATCAGTAGAAGGGGGGATAGCTGCAacggggatggctacaggagccgacgggcgtggcgagagcaccagcctcgtgaaagagggcctatccgaggtgacacgcagtattgcgtcgcgacagaggtgccaggcatgtaaagcctgcacgggcgctcgaggctcttcgtgcaatgtctggcccaatcgctcccagtccgctagcttaaggcttccggcttcaggataccacgggcactgggcacgcacctcctgtagcaggagagtaagtgctcgagccgggcagtcatgctgagccttacgcagcaaatactgcagctcattgcggtgttgcacttgcaaagcagagagggagcttcccatacttaccacaatgaaaaatactcaccgggatccacgaagcggatgagtgacgtgtctgaaacccttgccgggcgaggtgagtgctgagggccccacgtttgggcgccagttgtggcagttcaacgatgagacagaacacagctttatgcaagaaagcaggctggtcagctgagatgggcgttctgccccccgccttccaccttctccttttattatatttctcccccctaagcattacacactgctaccgcaaaaagatacacaaaggaatgtatgaccttgattaatatacttagttgcatct
The genomic region above belongs to Caretta caretta isolate rCarCar2 chromosome 3, rCarCar1.hap1, whole genome shotgun sequence and contains:
- the LOC125634328 gene encoding uncharacterized protein LOC125634328 isoform X1; this translates as MGSSLSALQVQHRNELQYLLRKAQHDCPARALTLLLQEVRAQCPWYPEAGSLKLADWERLGQTLHEEPRAPVQALHAWHLCRDAILRVTSDRPSFTRLVLSPRPSAPVAIPVAAIPPSTDTTQRVASERPSPVPTAPPLPALPPVSSLPPPPLPSPPEPVRDHPPSVGPHAPGPPGGSSASAQKLSLVQQMVHAAKARSDLTAEELADLVSVCPVTWQNDAQGNPVGTWTTLSYSVVREVRKAIREFGLTSTFVRGLVEGIGTGYSLVPEDWKTLLRMMLSPSQYVIWLSEYRQMAERQAQDRCGFQLGVCDRHLNNMAWHQGLSNPIPEFQLTLEETTLPPESTMTGRKRRRRSVPNRPVTWGAVKALVAAAQRRLAADQQPETPETLFVAILAQITANSVMIVCLLCLLFPVGVGSDALPPLRAQMTYNIWERLASIANVTHFCLSNSVAAGDLLGTCLIPVCHHPEEMENKTLFSAYANLSSQYSSMANWGPANYTLPRTAISLHTPYPAGAHNVTCARIVNCTSTKVPLGCRKISQPLLNCSHAVNVSYNYGHIILPSGWFFTCGSRTFNYIPANLSDGTLCCLSRMTLILPFAGQNRSKRSVPLSDDCIADVELFSRAEYTALAASIVGVPALATYSARTLNNLACFAAKAINTTSQAIALLNTEQHELRDAILDNRAAIDFLLLKHHLGCSTFQHMCCFNLTDNSRSIETRLAVLANLTTHIRQDLGFEGFWNWLTGWLPSLEWLRQLFGYFVFVIIRLVFCCCCVQCIPSLLRFCEILPWKAPQVMSLFVWELNSMTKQIDGYNEMANYH
- the LOC125634328 gene encoding uncharacterized protein LOC125634328 isoform X3 — translated: MRAATAGSAGLDLIMQEDTDFRLPGEVCAIPTQVTGPLPAGFVGLVLPRSHAGKQGFFVIPGVIDADYTGIVKVQVWTHLPQSLPRGWSIAQLILVPYQVPAAEDRTRGGGGFGSTLSHSPSHSASSPLVALTMSVRPSKPQLTLLLNDVPFTGLVDTGADVTVIRDLEWPDRCGFQLGVCDRHLNNMAWHQGLSNPIPEFQLTLEETTLPPESTMTGRKRRRRSVPNRPVTWGAVKALVAAAQRRLAADQQPETPETLFVAILAQITANSVMIVCLLCLLFPVGVGSDALPPLRAQMTYNIWERLASIANVTHFCLSNSVAAGDLLGTCLIPVCHHPEEMENKTLFSAYANLSSQYSSMANWGPANYTLPRTAISLHTPYPAGAHNVTCARIVNCTSTKVPLGCRKISQPLLNCSHAVNVSYNYGHIILPSGWFFTCGSRTFNYIPANLSDGTLCCLSRMTLILPFAGQNRSKRSVPLSDDCIADVELFSRAEYTALAASIVGVPALATYSARTLNNLACFAAKAINTTSQAIALLNTEQHELRDAILDNRAAIDFLLLKHHLGCSTFQHMCCFNLTDNSRSIETRLAVLANLTTHIRQDLGFEGFWNWLTGWLPSLEWLRQLFGYFVFVIIRLVFCCCCVQCIPSLLRFCEILPWKAPQVMSLFVWELNSMTKQIDGYNEMANYH
- the LOC125634328 gene encoding uncharacterized protein LOC125634328 isoform X2, which codes for MGSSLSALQVQHRNELQYLLRKAQHDCPARALTLLLQEVRAQCPWYPEAGSLKLADWERLGQTLHEEPRAPVQALHAWHLCRDAILRVTSDRPSFTRLVLSPRPSAPVAIPVAAIPPSTDTTQRVASERPSPVPTAPPLPALPPVSSLPPPPLPSPPEPVRDHPPSVGPHAPGPPGGSSASAQKLSLVQQMVHAAKARSDLTAEELADLVSVCPVTWQNDAQGNPVGTWTTLSYSVVREDRCGFQLGVCDRHLNNMAWHQGLSNPIPEFQLTLEETTLPPESTMTGRKRRRRSVPNRPVTWGAVKALVAAAQRRLAADQQPETPETLFVAILAQITANSVMIVCLLCLLFPVGVGSDALPPLRAQMTYNIWERLASIANVTHFCLSNSVAAGDLLGTCLIPVCHHPEEMENKTLFSAYANLSSQYSSMANWGPANYTLPRTAISLHTPYPAGAHNVTCARIVNCTSTKVPLGCRKISQPLLNCSHAVNVSYNYGHIILPSGWFFTCGSRTFNYIPANLSDGTLCCLSRMTLILPFAGQNRSKRSVPLSDDCIADVELFSRAEYTALAASIVGVPALATYSARTLNNLACFAAKAINTTSQAIALLNTEQHELRDAILDNRAAIDFLLLKHHLGCSTFQHMCCFNLTDNSRSIETRLAVLANLTTHIRQDLGFEGFWNWLTGWLPSLEWLRQLFGYFVFVIIRLVFCCCCVQCIPSLLRFCEILPWKAPQVMSLFVWELNSMTKQIDGYNEMANYH